From Helicoverpa armigera isolate CAAS_96S chromosome 29, ASM3070526v1, whole genome shotgun sequence, the proteins below share one genomic window:
- the LOC110383332 gene encoding putative fatty acyl-CoA reductase CG5065, with translation MGFLEDRDLSSVPSIAEFYKGKTIFISGGSGFMGKVLVEKLLYSCPDLDRIYLLLRNKKGVKSEDRLAQLLSSLCFDRLRRERPSFASKVFVIAGDVLEVGLGLSEEDRTLLVNRVNIVFHVAASVRFDDPLEYAVRMNLRGTKEMVELAADMRNLCSFIHVSTSYSNTNRDPIEEILYPPHADWRDTLEVCEKTDPHILKVLTPKYLGELPNTYTFSKQLAENVVAEYAGKLPVVIIRPSIVISSVQEPVPGWIENFNGPAGLLVACGKGIMRSLYTDPDLIADYMPVDISIKSFIVASWLRGTKELSPSDDVPIYNCCAGKLNNITMGEMVTIGKQIYPSIPLNDMLWHVGGDLTTSKTVHYIKVILLHLLPAILVDTLLWAMGRKPLLVKIQRRIYIANLALMYYITKQWTFDNKNLVLLRSKIKEVDRKSFYYEIENVDKYEYFVNSVKGGKKYLLKEKDEDLPRAKIHYQRMLILDTMVQILFHGYVFWWFLHLSFVQNFISYLFSNV, from the exons atgggTTTCTTAGAAGATCGAGACCTGAGTAGTGTACCGAGTATAGCAGAATTTTACAAAGGGAAGACTATATTCATATCTGGTGGATCTG GTTTTATGGGCAAGGTGCTGGTGGAGAAACTACTCTACTCCTGCCCAGATCTCGATAGGATCTATCTTCTTCTCAGAAACAAGAAGGGCGTGAAATCAGAAGATAGACTTGCTCAGCTGCTTTCTTCTTTG TGTTTCGACCGACTTCGTAGAGAAAGACCGTCGTTTGCGTCAAAAGTCTTCGTCATCGCTGGAGATGTCTTGGAAGTTGGACTGG GGTTATCTGAAGAAGATAGAACACTTCTGGTCAACCGTGTCAACATCGTGTTCCATGTAGCTGCTAGTGTTAG GTTTGACGATCCTCTGGAGTATGCTGTGAGGATGAACCTCAGAGGCACCAAGGAGATGGTGGAATTGGCTGCAGACATGAGGAACTTATGC TCTTTCATCCACGTTTCCACCTCGTACTCCAACACGAACAGAGACCCCATTGAGGAGATCCTGTACCCCCCTCACGCCGACTGGAGAGACACACTGGAGGTCTGCGAGAAGACCGACCCTCATATCTTGAAGGTTCTCACTCCTAA GTATTTAGGAGAACTGCCAAACACGTATACATTCTCTAAGCAGTTGGCTGAAAACGTGGTAGCGGAGTATGCCGGGAAACTGCCAGTTGTCATCATCAGGCCTTCTATAG taATATCAAGCGTGCAAGAACCAGTGCCAGGATGGATTGAAAACTTCAACGGTCCAGCCGGCTTGTTGGTAGCTTGTGGCAAAG GTATCATGCGCAGTCTGTACACGGACCCTGACCTCATAGCCGACTACATGCCAGTCGATATATCTATTAAGAGCTTCATCGTGGCGTCCTGGTTAAGAGGAACTAAAGA ACTATCACCATCAGACGACGTGCCAATCTACAACTGTTGTGCCGGCAAGTTGAACAACATCACCATGGGAGAGATGGTGACCATAGGCAAACAGATCTACCCCTCCATACCCCTGAATGATATGCTGTGGCATGTGGGGGGAGACCTCACTACGTCCAAGACTGTACATTATATTAAG GTTATACTACTACATTTATTGCCGGCCATACTGGTGGATACCCTTCTTTGGGCAATGGGCAGAAAACCCTT acttGTCAAAATCCAACGCCGCATCTACATAGCTAACCTTGCTCTAATGTACTACATAACCAAGCAATGGACCTTCGACAATAAAAACCTGGTCCTCCTCCGATCCAAGATCAAGGAAGTCGACAGGAAATCATTCTACTATGAAATAGAAAATGTTGACAAGTATGAGTATTTCGTGAACTCAGTTAAAGGAGGGAAAAAGTATTTGCTGAAGGAGAAAGATGAAGATTTGCCGAGAGCTAAAATTCATTATCAGAG gatGCTGATACTAGATACGATGGTGCAAATACTCTTCCACGGCTATGTATTCTGGTGGTTCCTACATTTGagttttgtacaaaattttatatcCTACCTCTTTAGTAATGTCTGA